The Brachyhypopomus gauderio isolate BG-103 chromosome 2, BGAUD_0.2, whole genome shotgun sequence genome contains a region encoding:
- the rgs9a gene encoding regulator of G-protein signaling 9a isoform X5, with protein sequence MTIKLIRDHGQHYRPRMACLKKVEALLIEMQDPKSGVNSSEQKLSVTSIPHVIAGKDIIAWITSHMKVDTQEAQAVGTMLVAFGFIYPLQDPKKLILKADGSFYRFQTPYFWPAQKWKAQDTDYAIYLAKRNIRKKGILDEYEQERYEKFYKWLNHKWDFIVNQAKEQNRAGKQRTKADRVVFDCQERAYWIVHRPPPETHSAMDYGVDRLFDPNAEEEKTSYYYRRIIIFTQQAIMRPKVKSTVSLGANPWQTDDDAYWTLNMPDVDLPTKMTVERWSFSFLELLRDPCGRANFRLFLKKEFSGENLAFWEAAEELKWGAASAISEKAETVFKMFLAPGAPRWINVDGRTMALTVKGLQCPHRYVLDAAQTHIFMLMKKDTFYRYLKSPVYKDMQKKAISPAPHNFTEAQLEQNSRNRKPGLHPFVTWQRQQEEKARAAAATAPIDIKKLIANKLERQ encoded by the exons ATGACGATAAAATTAATCCGTGACCATGGACAGCATTATCGACCTCGAATGGCATGTCTGAAGAAG GTAGAGGCCCTGTTGATAGAGATGCAAGACCCAAAGTCTGGCGTGAactcatctgaacagaaactgagTGTCACCTCAATTCCACATGTGATTGCTG GTAAGGACATCATTGCATGGATTACCAGTCATATGAAGGTCGATACTCAAG AGGCTCAGGCTGTTGGTACCATGCTGGTGGCGTTTGGCTTCATTTACCCACTGCAAGACCCCAAAAAGCTCATCCTCAAAGCAGATGGCAGTTTCTATCGCTTTCAG ACTCCTTACTTCTGGCCTGCTCAGAAATGGAAGGCACAGGACACTGATTATG CAATTTACCTGGCAAAGAGAAATATTCGGAAGAAGGGGATCCTGGATGAGTATGAACAG GAGCGCTACGAAAAGTTTTACAAATGGCTCAACCACAAATGGGACTTCATTGTGAATCAAGCCAAAGAACAGAACAG GGCAGGAAAGCAGAGGACAAAGGCGGACCGGGTGGTGTTCGATTGTCAGGAGAGGGCCTATTGGATTGTGCATAGGCCTCCA CCTGAAACTCACAGTGCAATGGACTATGGAGTTGATCGTCTCTTCGACCCTAATGCAGAAGAG GAAAAGACATCTTACTACTACAGAAGAATC ATCATCTTCACACAGCAAGCAATTATGAGGCCAAAGGTCAAGTCCACTGTCTCCCTTGGAGC CAACCCCTGGCAGACAGACGATGATGCTTACTGGACCCTGAACATGCCAGA TGTTGACCTTCCCACTAAGATGACAGTGGAGCGTTGGTCCTTCAGTTTTTTGGAGTTACTCAGAGACCCGTGCGGCCGCGCCAACTTCAGACTCTTCCTGAAGAAGGAATTCAGTG gtgaGAACTTGGCTTTCTGGGAGGCAGCGGAGGAGCTGAAATGGGGAGCTGCGTCGGCCATATCTGAAAAGGCAGAGACTGTTTTCAA gatgTTCTTAGCCCCCGGAGCCCCACGCTGGATCAACGTTGACGGCAGGACGATGGCGCTGACAGTGAAGGGACTGCAGTGTCCTCACCGCTACGTCCTAGATGCAGCTCAGACCCACATCTTCATGCTGATGAAGAAG GACACTTTTTATCGATATCTCAAGTCACCTGTTTATAAGGATATGCAGAAAAAGGCAATCTCACCCGCTCCACACAACTTCAC TGAAGCTCAGCTGGAGCAGAACTCCCGCAATCGGAAGCCCGGGCTCCACCCCTTCGTCACCTGGCAACGGCAGCAGGAGGAGAAGGCCAGGGCAGCGGCGGCCACCGCCCCCATCGACATCAAGAAGCTGATAGCCAACAAGCTGGAACGCCAGTGA
- the rgs9a gene encoding regulator of G-protein signaling 9a isoform X2 yields the protein MTIKLIRDHGQHYRPRMACLKKVEALLIEMQDPKSGVNSSEQKLSVTSIPHVIAGKDIIAWITSHMKVDTQEAQAVGTMLVAFGFIYPLQDPKKLILKADGSFYRFQTPYFWPAQKWKAQDTDYAIYLAKRNIRKKGILDEYEQERYEKFYKWLNHKWDFIVNQAKEQNRAGKQRTKADRVVFDCQERAYWIVHRPPPETHSAMDYGVDRLFDPNAEEEKTSYYYRRIIIFTQQAIMRPKVKSTVSLGANPWQTDDDAYWTLNMPEVCQPEPAERNKQKAQGKQDGVVWSTVPQPSPRGPPDSTRSAPSPHLLQCSELFEPCIVDLPTKMTVERWSFSFLELLRDPCGRANFRLFLKKEFSGENLAFWEAAEELKWGAASAISEKAETVFKMFLAPGAPRWINVDGRTMALTVKGLQCPHRYVLDAAQTHIFMLMKKDTFYRYLKSPVYKDMQKKAISPAPHNFTEAQLEQNSRNRKPGLHPFVTWQRQQEEKARAAAATAPIDIKKLIANKLERQ from the exons ATGACGATAAAATTAATCCGTGACCATGGACAGCATTATCGACCTCGAATGGCATGTCTGAAGAAG GTAGAGGCCCTGTTGATAGAGATGCAAGACCCAAAGTCTGGCGTGAactcatctgaacagaaactgagTGTCACCTCAATTCCACATGTGATTGCTG GTAAGGACATCATTGCATGGATTACCAGTCATATGAAGGTCGATACTCAAG AGGCTCAGGCTGTTGGTACCATGCTGGTGGCGTTTGGCTTCATTTACCCACTGCAAGACCCCAAAAAGCTCATCCTCAAAGCAGATGGCAGTTTCTATCGCTTTCAG ACTCCTTACTTCTGGCCTGCTCAGAAATGGAAGGCACAGGACACTGATTATG CAATTTACCTGGCAAAGAGAAATATTCGGAAGAAGGGGATCCTGGATGAGTATGAACAG GAGCGCTACGAAAAGTTTTACAAATGGCTCAACCACAAATGGGACTTCATTGTGAATCAAGCCAAAGAACAGAACAG GGCAGGAAAGCAGAGGACAAAGGCGGACCGGGTGGTGTTCGATTGTCAGGAGAGGGCCTATTGGATTGTGCATAGGCCTCCA CCTGAAACTCACAGTGCAATGGACTATGGAGTTGATCGTCTCTTCGACCCTAATGCAGAAGAG GAAAAGACATCTTACTACTACAGAAGAATC ATCATCTTCACACAGCAAGCAATTATGAGGCCAAAGGTCAAGTCCACTGTCTCCCTTGGAGC CAACCCCTGGCAGACAGACGATGATGCTTACTGGACCCTGAACATGCCAGA GGTTTGCCAGCCTGAACCAGCAGAGCGGAACAAGCAGAAAGCTCAGGGGAAGCAGGATGGTGTGGTCTGGTCCACTGTTCCTCAACCCAGTCCTCGGGGCCCACCAGACAGTACACGTTCAGCTCCCAGTCCTCATCTTCTACAGTGCTCTGAATTATTTGAGCCATGCAT TGTTGACCTTCCCACTAAGATGACAGTGGAGCGTTGGTCCTTCAGTTTTTTGGAGTTACTCAGAGACCCGTGCGGCCGCGCCAACTTCAGACTCTTCCTGAAGAAGGAATTCAGTG gtgaGAACTTGGCTTTCTGGGAGGCAGCGGAGGAGCTGAAATGGGGAGCTGCGTCGGCCATATCTGAAAAGGCAGAGACTGTTTTCAA gatgTTCTTAGCCCCCGGAGCCCCACGCTGGATCAACGTTGACGGCAGGACGATGGCGCTGACAGTGAAGGGACTGCAGTGTCCTCACCGCTACGTCCTAGATGCAGCTCAGACCCACATCTTCATGCTGATGAAGAAG GACACTTTTTATCGATATCTCAAGTCACCTGTTTATAAGGATATGCAGAAAAAGGCAATCTCACCCGCTCCACACAACTTCAC TGAAGCTCAGCTGGAGCAGAACTCCCGCAATCGGAAGCCCGGGCTCCACCCCTTCGTCACCTGGCAACGGCAGCAGGAGGAGAAGGCCAGGGCAGCGGCGGCCACCGCCCCCATCGACATCAAGAAGCTGATAGCCAACAAGCTGGAACGCCAGTGA
- the rgs9a gene encoding regulator of G-protein signaling 9a isoform X4 — MTIKLIRDHGQHYRPRMACLKKVEALLIEMQDPKSGVNSSEQKLSVTSIPHVIAGKDIIAWITSHMKVDTQEAQAVGTMLVAFGFIYPLQDPKKLILKADGSFYRFQTPYFWPAQKWKAQDTDYAIYLAKRNIRKKGILDEYEQERYEKFYKWLNHKWDFIVNQAKEQNRAGKQRTKADRVVFDCQERAYWIVHRPPPETHSAMDYGVDRLFDPNAEEEKTSYYYRRIIIFTQQAIMRPKVKSTVSLGALVKHMTTYQTHDPFLAPCFPSNPWQTDDDAYWTLNMPDVDLPTKMTVERWSFSFLELLRDPCGRANFRLFLKKEFSGENLAFWEAAEELKWGAASAISEKAETVFKMFLAPGAPRWINVDGRTMALTVKGLQCPHRYVLDAAQTHIFMLMKKDTFYRYLKSPVYKDMQKKAISPAPHNFTEAQLEQNSRNRKPGLHPFVTWQRQQEEKARAAAATAPIDIKKLIANKLERQ, encoded by the exons ATGACGATAAAATTAATCCGTGACCATGGACAGCATTATCGACCTCGAATGGCATGTCTGAAGAAG GTAGAGGCCCTGTTGATAGAGATGCAAGACCCAAAGTCTGGCGTGAactcatctgaacagaaactgagTGTCACCTCAATTCCACATGTGATTGCTG GTAAGGACATCATTGCATGGATTACCAGTCATATGAAGGTCGATACTCAAG AGGCTCAGGCTGTTGGTACCATGCTGGTGGCGTTTGGCTTCATTTACCCACTGCAAGACCCCAAAAAGCTCATCCTCAAAGCAGATGGCAGTTTCTATCGCTTTCAG ACTCCTTACTTCTGGCCTGCTCAGAAATGGAAGGCACAGGACACTGATTATG CAATTTACCTGGCAAAGAGAAATATTCGGAAGAAGGGGATCCTGGATGAGTATGAACAG GAGCGCTACGAAAAGTTTTACAAATGGCTCAACCACAAATGGGACTTCATTGTGAATCAAGCCAAAGAACAGAACAG GGCAGGAAAGCAGAGGACAAAGGCGGACCGGGTGGTGTTCGATTGTCAGGAGAGGGCCTATTGGATTGTGCATAGGCCTCCA CCTGAAACTCACAGTGCAATGGACTATGGAGTTGATCGTCTCTTCGACCCTAATGCAGAAGAG GAAAAGACATCTTACTACTACAGAAGAATC ATCATCTTCACACAGCAAGCAATTATGAGGCCAAAGGTCAAGTCCACTGTCTCCCTTGGAGC CCTTGTCAAGCACATGACGACCTATCAGACGCATGACCCCTTTCTTGCCCCCTGTTTCCCTAGCAACCCCTGGCAGACAGACGATGATGCTTACTGGACCCTGAACATGCCAGA TGTTGACCTTCCCACTAAGATGACAGTGGAGCGTTGGTCCTTCAGTTTTTTGGAGTTACTCAGAGACCCGTGCGGCCGCGCCAACTTCAGACTCTTCCTGAAGAAGGAATTCAGTG gtgaGAACTTGGCTTTCTGGGAGGCAGCGGAGGAGCTGAAATGGGGAGCTGCGTCGGCCATATCTGAAAAGGCAGAGACTGTTTTCAA gatgTTCTTAGCCCCCGGAGCCCCACGCTGGATCAACGTTGACGGCAGGACGATGGCGCTGACAGTGAAGGGACTGCAGTGTCCTCACCGCTACGTCCTAGATGCAGCTCAGACCCACATCTTCATGCTGATGAAGAAG GACACTTTTTATCGATATCTCAAGTCACCTGTTTATAAGGATATGCAGAAAAAGGCAATCTCACCCGCTCCACACAACTTCAC TGAAGCTCAGCTGGAGCAGAACTCCCGCAATCGGAAGCCCGGGCTCCACCCCTTCGTCACCTGGCAACGGCAGCAGGAGGAGAAGGCCAGGGCAGCGGCGGCCACCGCCCCCATCGACATCAAGAAGCTGATAGCCAACAAGCTGGAACGCCAGTGA
- the rgs9a gene encoding regulator of G-protein signaling 9a isoform X3 translates to MQDPKSGVNSSEQKLSVTSIPHVIAGKDIIAWITSHMKVDTQEAQAVGTMLVAFGFIYPLQDPKKLILKADGSFYRFQTPYFWPAQKWKAQDTDYAIYLAKRNIRKKGILDEYEQERYEKFYKWLNHKWDFIVNQAKEQNRAGKQRTKADRVVFDCQERAYWIVHRPPPETHSAMDYGVDRLFDPNAEEEKTSYYYRRIIIFTQQAIMRPKVKSTVSLGALVKHMTTYQTHDPFLAPCFPSNPWQTDDDAYWTLNMPEVCQPEPAERNKQKAQGKQDGVVWSTVPQPSPRGPPDSTRSAPSPHLLQCSELFEPCIVDLPTKMTVERWSFSFLELLRDPCGRANFRLFLKKEFSGENLAFWEAAEELKWGAASAISEKAETVFKMFLAPGAPRWINVDGRTMALTVKGLQCPHRYVLDAAQTHIFMLMKKDTFYRYLKSPVYKDMQKKAISPAPHNFTEAQLEQNSRNRKPGLHPFVTWQRQQEEKARAAAATAPIDIKKLIANKLERQ, encoded by the exons ATGCAAGACCCAAAGTCTGGCGTGAactcatctgaacagaaactgagTGTCACCTCAATTCCACATGTGATTGCTG GTAAGGACATCATTGCATGGATTACCAGTCATATGAAGGTCGATACTCAAG AGGCTCAGGCTGTTGGTACCATGCTGGTGGCGTTTGGCTTCATTTACCCACTGCAAGACCCCAAAAAGCTCATCCTCAAAGCAGATGGCAGTTTCTATCGCTTTCAG ACTCCTTACTTCTGGCCTGCTCAGAAATGGAAGGCACAGGACACTGATTATG CAATTTACCTGGCAAAGAGAAATATTCGGAAGAAGGGGATCCTGGATGAGTATGAACAG GAGCGCTACGAAAAGTTTTACAAATGGCTCAACCACAAATGGGACTTCATTGTGAATCAAGCCAAAGAACAGAACAG GGCAGGAAAGCAGAGGACAAAGGCGGACCGGGTGGTGTTCGATTGTCAGGAGAGGGCCTATTGGATTGTGCATAGGCCTCCA CCTGAAACTCACAGTGCAATGGACTATGGAGTTGATCGTCTCTTCGACCCTAATGCAGAAGAG GAAAAGACATCTTACTACTACAGAAGAATC ATCATCTTCACACAGCAAGCAATTATGAGGCCAAAGGTCAAGTCCACTGTCTCCCTTGGAGC CCTTGTCAAGCACATGACGACCTATCAGACGCATGACCCCTTTCTTGCCCCCTGTTTCCCTAGCAACCCCTGGCAGACAGACGATGATGCTTACTGGACCCTGAACATGCCAGA GGTTTGCCAGCCTGAACCAGCAGAGCGGAACAAGCAGAAAGCTCAGGGGAAGCAGGATGGTGTGGTCTGGTCCACTGTTCCTCAACCCAGTCCTCGGGGCCCACCAGACAGTACACGTTCAGCTCCCAGTCCTCATCTTCTACAGTGCTCTGAATTATTTGAGCCATGCAT TGTTGACCTTCCCACTAAGATGACAGTGGAGCGTTGGTCCTTCAGTTTTTTGGAGTTACTCAGAGACCCGTGCGGCCGCGCCAACTTCAGACTCTTCCTGAAGAAGGAATTCAGTG gtgaGAACTTGGCTTTCTGGGAGGCAGCGGAGGAGCTGAAATGGGGAGCTGCGTCGGCCATATCTGAAAAGGCAGAGACTGTTTTCAA gatgTTCTTAGCCCCCGGAGCCCCACGCTGGATCAACGTTGACGGCAGGACGATGGCGCTGACAGTGAAGGGACTGCAGTGTCCTCACCGCTACGTCCTAGATGCAGCTCAGACCCACATCTTCATGCTGATGAAGAAG GACACTTTTTATCGATATCTCAAGTCACCTGTTTATAAGGATATGCAGAAAAAGGCAATCTCACCCGCTCCACACAACTTCAC TGAAGCTCAGCTGGAGCAGAACTCCCGCAATCGGAAGCCCGGGCTCCACCCCTTCGTCACCTGGCAACGGCAGCAGGAGGAGAAGGCCAGGGCAGCGGCGGCCACCGCCCCCATCGACATCAAGAAGCTGATAGCCAACAAGCTGGAACGCCAGTGA
- the rgs9a gene encoding regulator of G-protein signaling 9a isoform X1, whose protein sequence is MTIKLIRDHGQHYRPRMACLKKVEALLIEMQDPKSGVNSSEQKLSVTSIPHVIAGKDIIAWITSHMKVDTQEAQAVGTMLVAFGFIYPLQDPKKLILKADGSFYRFQTPYFWPAQKWKAQDTDYAIYLAKRNIRKKGILDEYEQERYEKFYKWLNHKWDFIVNQAKEQNRAGKQRTKADRVVFDCQERAYWIVHRPPPETHSAMDYGVDRLFDPNAEEEKTSYYYRRIIIFTQQAIMRPKVKSTVSLGALVKHMTTYQTHDPFLAPCFPSNPWQTDDDAYWTLNMPEVCQPEPAERNKQKAQGKQDGVVWSTVPQPSPRGPPDSTRSAPSPHLLQCSELFEPCIVDLPTKMTVERWSFSFLELLRDPCGRANFRLFLKKEFSGENLAFWEAAEELKWGAASAISEKAETVFKMFLAPGAPRWINVDGRTMALTVKGLQCPHRYVLDAAQTHIFMLMKKDTFYRYLKSPVYKDMQKKAISPAPHNFTEAQLEQNSRNRKPGLHPFVTWQRQQEEKARAAAATAPIDIKKLIANKLERQ, encoded by the exons ATGACGATAAAATTAATCCGTGACCATGGACAGCATTATCGACCTCGAATGGCATGTCTGAAGAAG GTAGAGGCCCTGTTGATAGAGATGCAAGACCCAAAGTCTGGCGTGAactcatctgaacagaaactgagTGTCACCTCAATTCCACATGTGATTGCTG GTAAGGACATCATTGCATGGATTACCAGTCATATGAAGGTCGATACTCAAG AGGCTCAGGCTGTTGGTACCATGCTGGTGGCGTTTGGCTTCATTTACCCACTGCAAGACCCCAAAAAGCTCATCCTCAAAGCAGATGGCAGTTTCTATCGCTTTCAG ACTCCTTACTTCTGGCCTGCTCAGAAATGGAAGGCACAGGACACTGATTATG CAATTTACCTGGCAAAGAGAAATATTCGGAAGAAGGGGATCCTGGATGAGTATGAACAG GAGCGCTACGAAAAGTTTTACAAATGGCTCAACCACAAATGGGACTTCATTGTGAATCAAGCCAAAGAACAGAACAG GGCAGGAAAGCAGAGGACAAAGGCGGACCGGGTGGTGTTCGATTGTCAGGAGAGGGCCTATTGGATTGTGCATAGGCCTCCA CCTGAAACTCACAGTGCAATGGACTATGGAGTTGATCGTCTCTTCGACCCTAATGCAGAAGAG GAAAAGACATCTTACTACTACAGAAGAATC ATCATCTTCACACAGCAAGCAATTATGAGGCCAAAGGTCAAGTCCACTGTCTCCCTTGGAGC CCTTGTCAAGCACATGACGACCTATCAGACGCATGACCCCTTTCTTGCCCCCTGTTTCCCTAGCAACCCCTGGCAGACAGACGATGATGCTTACTGGACCCTGAACATGCCAGA GGTTTGCCAGCCTGAACCAGCAGAGCGGAACAAGCAGAAAGCTCAGGGGAAGCAGGATGGTGTGGTCTGGTCCACTGTTCCTCAACCCAGTCCTCGGGGCCCACCAGACAGTACACGTTCAGCTCCCAGTCCTCATCTTCTACAGTGCTCTGAATTATTTGAGCCATGCAT TGTTGACCTTCCCACTAAGATGACAGTGGAGCGTTGGTCCTTCAGTTTTTTGGAGTTACTCAGAGACCCGTGCGGCCGCGCCAACTTCAGACTCTTCCTGAAGAAGGAATTCAGTG gtgaGAACTTGGCTTTCTGGGAGGCAGCGGAGGAGCTGAAATGGGGAGCTGCGTCGGCCATATCTGAAAAGGCAGAGACTGTTTTCAA gatgTTCTTAGCCCCCGGAGCCCCACGCTGGATCAACGTTGACGGCAGGACGATGGCGCTGACAGTGAAGGGACTGCAGTGTCCTCACCGCTACGTCCTAGATGCAGCTCAGACCCACATCTTCATGCTGATGAAGAAG GACACTTTTTATCGATATCTCAAGTCACCTGTTTATAAGGATATGCAGAAAAAGGCAATCTCACCCGCTCCACACAACTTCAC TGAAGCTCAGCTGGAGCAGAACTCCCGCAATCGGAAGCCCGGGCTCCACCCCTTCGTCACCTGGCAACGGCAGCAGGAGGAGAAGGCCAGGGCAGCGGCGGCCACCGCCCCCATCGACATCAAGAAGCTGATAGCCAACAAGCTGGAACGCCAGTGA